The Deinococcus sp. Leaf326 sequence GAGAAAAGACAGGGAGGCGAGGGGCAGTTCGACATCGAGGTAGCGCGTCAGAATCTGGAACAGGCCGACACTGAACACCACGGCAACGATCAGGGTGGTCAGGGGACGCACCCGTTCCAGGCCCAGCAGGAGGAAGACCAGCAGGACGAAGACGGTAACCTGAAAGCCAAGCACGGGCAGCAGCAGGCCAGTGAGGATCAGGGCTCCAAGTACGGCTCCGACGCGCAGGAGTGCGCGCCCAGTAGGCATCGCTTGCTCCTCTTCCCTCTCTGGACTCCCACTGATCGCCGGATCAACGGCTACTGGCTTGCGGGACGCCCGGGTCGCTTGAAGGAGTTGAACGAGAGCCAGGAGGCTGAGAAGGCCGCCGAGCCAGACGGCGAAAAAGCCTGCTCCCGGACCGAGAGGGGTGTAGTACTGGAGTCTCAACGCTTGCCACACAATGAAGGCAGCAAAGAGCAGAAGGATGACGGCGGCGATTTGCTGAGGTCGGTGCATAGTGTCTCCCGAGGTCACGGTTCAGTCCTGACGCTGACGGGAACGACGAGCAGCTACCGGCTCGGCCGAGACATTGAGCCCTTGTTGTCCGGTGGACCAGGCGCCCGAGGCCTCCCCAATGGTCCGGGCGGCCCGCATGACCTCTTCTACGAGAGTCTCGACCTGCTCGGGGGTGACCCGTTTCTCGTGGGCAGTGATCCCTACAGCGGCCTTGACGGTCTGGTCCGACGTCCTGACGGGTGCAGCGACCGCGAAGATCTGCTGGAGGCGTTCACTCCGGCTGATCGCGTAGCCT is a genomic window containing:
- a CDS encoding tripartite tricarboxylate transporter TctB family protein, with translation MHRPQQIAAVILLLFAAFIVWQALRLQYYTPLGPGAGFFAVWLGGLLSLLALVQLLQATRASRKPVAVDPAISGSPEREEEQAMPTGRALLRVGAVLGALILTGLLLPVLGFQVTVFVLLVFLLLGLERVRPLTTLIVAVVFSVGLFQILTRYLDVELPLASLSFLKQLGL